AATTCTTTTATCATTAAAAATCATACCTTTCGTTAAATATATAGTCAATTAGTATTATTATATTCTTCTTTAAAGTCAATAACAGGCACTTTTTTCTTAGGTATATGTCTTTTAACAAATTTATAATATTTCAATGGAGTTGTTTCTAAATAGTAAGGTGAAATCAATTGACCGATAACCAAGATAAACTGCGATTATCTAATACCTTTATTTGAAAGCTTATTTTAATAGATAATCATAATATTACTTAAAGACGAATATTTAAAAATGCACTTGGATCCAAGTGTACAGTGGTATTATATAAAGTTGGATATTATCAACATAATACATTAGCCTTCGCCCCTCTGTGCCTCCCCCTATTACCCCTTTACATCATCTTAAAAATCCGCTATCCTTTAAATCGTAATAATTACGTTTTAATAGAGGGTTACATTTATGAAAATACCAGTTACGGTTTTGAGTGGTTATTTAGGTGCGGGTAAGACGACTTTGTTGAATCATATTTTACATAGTACGCAGGATTTAAGAGCGGCTGTGATTGTGAATGATATGAGTGAAGTGAATATTGATGGCGGTCAGCTGAAGAAGGGTTATTTTTCGCGAACGGATGAGACGCTGGTTGAGATGCAGAACGGCTGTATTTGCTGTACGTTGCGTGAGGACTTGATGATTGAAGTGAAGCGGCTGGCTGAGATTGGGGAAATTGACTATATTGTAATTGAATCAACGGGAATTTCTGAGCCAATCCCTGTTGCACAGACATTTGTGTAGGAAGATGAAGAAACCGGGATTGATTTAAGCCAATTGACTCGGCTGGATACGATGGTGACGGTTGTTGATGCGCTAAGATTTGCAGATGATCTTGAGAGCGGTGAGACATTGCTTGACCGCAAACAGACAGAGGATGAGCAGGATGAGCGTGACGTGTCTGATCTGCTGATTGATCAGGTTGAATTTGCTGATGTCATTATTCTAAATAAAATAGATCTCGTTTCTGCTGAGGCTGCGGATGCGATCAAGGTGCTGCTGAAGACATTGAATCCTGAAGCAAAGATCCTGACAGCTTCTTACGGTCAGATAGATCCGCTGGATATTTTAAATACTAAGGCTTTTGATTTTGAGAAAGCGAGTCAGGGTGCGGGATGGATTAAAGAGTTGAATGAAGAGCATATTCCTGAAACAGAAGAATATGGCATCACATCTTTCCTTTATAAAAGGCAGCATCCATTTCATCCGAAAAGGTTTTATGAATTCCTGAGTGAACTTCCTGAGGAAATTGTGCGTTCTAAAGGATTTTTCTGGCTTGCAACGAAAGAACAGTCTGCAGGTCTGGTTTCTCAGGCGGGAAAATCCATTCAGCTGCAGTCTGCGGGAACATGGGTGGCTGCTTTAACGGAAGAAGAACAACAGCAAACGCTAAAAGATGAGCCTGAGCTAAGCAGTCGCTGGCATCCTGAATGGGGCGACAGATTGAATGAACTTGTGTTTATTGGCATAGGACTTGATCAGGAAGCCATCACTAGAGAGCTTGATCAATGTCTGTTAACTGAAGAAGAGTTGAAATCTGATTGGCGTAAATTAGAGGATCCGTTTCCAGATTTTTCGGGGAGGTAGTGAATGAGGTACGACGGGGACGGAGTTGTGTGATCCACTTTTAGAATCATTCTAAAAATGAACCACTTAACTCCGTCCCCGCTGTGCCGCTATTCACCTAGACCCCAAGCAACGTCCGATCCGACAACTCCGTCCCTTTCATCTTTCCAAACTCATTCAACAGATCTGTCACAGTCAGATGCTTCTTCCGTGCACCTTCCTCTTCAAAAATGATTTTCCCTTTATCCATCATCAAAATGCGATTCCCAAGGTCGACGGCTTGCTGCATGTTGTGGGTGATCATGATGGTCGTGAGCTGTTCGCGTTCGACGATTTCCTTCGTTAGCCGCGTGATGAGTGCTGCTCTTGAAGGATCGAGTGCTGCTGTGTGCTCATCAAGTAAAAGAAGGTCAGGTTTTGTAAATGTGGCCATTAGCAGTGACAGTGCCTGTCGTTCTCCACCTGAGAGTAATCCGACTTTTGCACGCAGGCGGTCTTCAAGTCCAAGGCCGAGTGTTTCAAGCTGCTCTTTAAAAAATGTTCTGCGCTTCGCCGTTACACCAAGACGTAACGTGCGCGGCTTCACTCGGCTGTATGCAATTGAAAGGTTCTCTTCGATCGTCAGGGTCGGTGAAGTTCCTGCCATTGGGTCCTGGAAGACGCGGCCGATGCGGCGGGCACGCTTGTATTCTGGGAGCCCGGTTACGTTTTGATCACCAATTAGTACCTCACCCAGGTCAGGATACATTTTACCCGCAATGATGTTAAATAGAGTGGATTTCCCGGCCCCGTTACTGCCGATAATCGTAATGAAGTCACCCTTTTTCACATCAAGTGTAATATCATCAATCGCCACTTTTTCATCCGGCGTTCCTTCATTAAACACTTTGTAAATGTCATTTAGCTGAAGCATGGGTCAGGCTCCTTTCTGCGCGCTGAGTCGTAGGCGGCGCTGGCGTTTTCGCATCGTTTCTTTTTGTTTGGCAATCGCTTTTGGCAGGACGAGTGCGAGAATCACGATGATGGCTGTGATCAGCTTCAGGTCGCCTGTCTCAAGGAATTCTACACGCAGTGCCAGCGCGACAATGATTCTGTAAATAATGGCGCCGACAATCACAGCTAATGTTGTGCGGATAATCGTCTTTTTACCGAAAATCGCTTCACCAATAATCACTGATGCAAGGCCAATGACGATCATTCCGATCCCCGCATTTACGTCAGCAAATCCGCTGTACTGCGCAACCAGTGCGCCTGCAATTGCGACTAATCCGTTTGAAAGCCCAAGTCCGAACACTTTATAAAAGTGAATATTGCCAGAGAATGAAGTAATCATTAGGTGATTATCACCAACCGCTCTCAGCGCAAGACCAAACTCTGTTTTTAAAAAGAAATCAAGCAGGATTTTCACTAAAAGTACGAATGCAACCATGACAATCATGATGGACCACGTGCCGCCGATGCCCTGACGGATCCAGGTAAACAGGTGATCCTGGGCAAGCAGTGAAACGTTTGGGGCGCCCATGATGCGCAGGTTGATTGAATAGAGCGCAATCATCATCAGGATTCCTGATAAAAGCGGATTGATGCCTCCGACTGTATGAAGCAGTCCTGTAATCGTACCGGCAATAAAGCCTGCTGCAAATGCTGCTGCGACCGCCATCAGAGGATTCACACCACTTACAAGCATGATCGCCGCGACCGCTGCGCCGGTGACGAAACTCCCGTCCACTGTCAGATCGGGAAAGTCGAGAATTCTAAAAGATAAATAGA
This region of Jeotgalibacillus malaysiensis genomic DNA includes:
- a CDS encoding cobW/P47K subfamily GTPase — translated: MKIPVTVLSGYLGAGKTTLLNHILHSTQDLRAAVIVNDMSEVNIDGGQLKKGYFSRTDETLVEMQNGCICCTLREDLMIEVKRLAEIGEIDYIVIESTGISEPIPVAQTFV
- a CDS encoding 4-hydroxytetrahydrobiopterin dehydratase, producing the protein MVTVVDALRFADDLESGETLLDRKQTEDEQDERDVSDLLIDQVEFADVIILNKIDLVSAEAADAIKVLLKTLNPEAKILTASYGQIDPLDILNTKAFDFEKASQGAGWIKELNEEHIPETEEYGITSFLYKRQHPFHPKRFYEFLSELPEEIVRSKGFFWLATKEQSAGLVSQAGKSIQLQSAGTWVAALTEEEQQQTLKDEPELSSRWHPEWGDRLNELVFIGIGLDQEAITRELDQCLLTEEELKSDWRKLEDPFPDFSGR
- a CDS encoding ABC transporter ATP-binding protein, with product MLQLNDIYKVFNEGTPDEKVAIDDITLDVKKGDFITIIGSNGAGKSTLFNIIAGKMYPDLGEVLIGDQNVTGLPEYKRARRIGRVFQDPMAGTSPTLTIEENLSIAYSRVKPRTLRLGVTAKRRTFFKEQLETLGLGLEDRLRAKVGLLSGGERQALSLLMATFTKPDLLLLDEHTAALDPSRAALITRLTKEIVEREQLTTIMITHNMQQAVDLGNRILMMDKGKIIFEEEGARKKHLTVTDLLNEFGKMKGTELSDRTLLGV
- a CDS encoding ABC transporter permease; this translates as MSIFTSVEVGLMFALMALGVYLSFRILDFPDLTVDGSFVTGAAVAAIMLVSGVNPLMAVAAAFAAGFIAGTITGLLHTVGGINPLLSGILMMIALYSINLRIMGAPNVSLLAQDHLFTWIRQGIGGTWSIMIVMVAFVLLVKILLDFFLKTEFGLALRAVGDNHLMITSFSGNIHFYKVFGLGLSNGLVAIAGALVAQYSGFADVNAGIGMIVIGLASVIIGEAIFGKKTIIRTTLAVIVGAIIYRIIVALALRVEFLETGDLKLITAIIVILALVLPKAIAKQKETMRKRQRRLRLSAQKGA